One window from the genome of Clarias gariepinus isolate MV-2021 ecotype Netherlands chromosome 15, CGAR_prim_01v2, whole genome shotgun sequence encodes:
- the tradd gene encoding tumor necrosis factor receptor type 1-associated DEATH domain protein has product MDRNTGTQKSAVSGLDDRAWSGCVVLFLRCCSPEPDLLSFYKDQQEKFSIFKTIKLTLTDVAGGLDGYEILKLHDADPFLGVELKFMDILPCRRFLDSYSCGSLLQFLSQHASRLLSLPSGLGVESMLKAGTHTLDNSIQDPELCLQLIYQSQPVRLRDDEVTLLEQQLQNSYIPPVQTQKEVPKDCFMFQKHQFEDRALTPMDQQRFASHVGRDWKRVGRALQKNCRALKGTAIDNLAYEYEREGLYEQAYQLLGRFIQSEGRNARLGRLISALEEAKLISMAEIMLDIQPRE; this is encoded by the exons ATGGACAGAAACACAGGTACACAG AAGTCGGCTGTGAGCGGTCTGGACGATCGTGCCTGGTCggggtgtgttgtgttgttCCTGCGTTGCTGCAGTCCTGAACCTGATCTTCTGTCCTTCTACAAAGACCAACAGGAGAAGTTTAGCATCTTCAAGACCATTAAACTCACactcacag ATGTTGCAGGTGGACTTGATGGTTACGAGATCCTCAAGCTTCACGACGCCGACCCGTTCCTGGGAGTGGAGCTGAAGTTCATGGATATCCTTCCCTGTAGGCGTTTCCTCGACAGCTACTCGTGTGGCTCGCTGCTTCAGTTCCTCTCCCAGCATGCATCACGCCTACTCTCGCTTCCCAGTGGTCTGGGCGTGGAGTCCATGCTCAAGGCAGGAACACACACCCTGGACAACAGCATTCAGGATCCAGAGCTCTGTCTACAGCTCATATACCAGTCTCAg CCCGTGCGTTTGCGGGACGACGAGGTCACGCTGCTCGAGCAGCAGCTACAGAACAGCTACATTCCACCCGTCCAGACGCAAAAGGAAGTGCCTAAGGACTGCTTCATGTTCCAGAAACACCAGTTTG AGGACAGGGCTTTGACTCCCATGGATCAGCAGCGCTTCGCTTCTCACGTGGGCCGTGACTGGAAGCGAGTGGGTCGAGCGTTACAGAAGAACTGCCGTGCGCTGAAGGGGACGGCCATCGACAATCTCGCGTATGAGTACGAGAGGGAGGGGCTTTACGAGCAGGCCTATCAGCTACTGGGACGCTTCATCCAATCAGAGGGCCGGAACGCCAGACTGGGGCGTCTCATTAGCGCACTGGAGGAAGCCAAGCTGATCAGCATGGCTGAGATTATGTTGGACATTCAGCCACGAGAGTGA
- the fbxl8 gene encoding F-box/LRR-repeat protein 8 produces the protein MELPEEILAHIFSFLPLKDKCSAFQVCKAWSSSFTCSSAWTHTEIRCDSGECVPQRFSDLLPCIRQLKLIISVADPAHRETAQWVLQQVLSQGKGRLRGLCVCCSGTPPLFYAGYDLLQGLVDVLTNGSSLTALDLRGVPFTLSDSFVKSIATLCPALRSLFINNGSLVCGVVPKTTRDILKCCPALNTIGLFQASLSCDVFRDLLEPQRTDLRLLELRCERSLKYVIPLCDEVWADVRRRHPGLRVDLELDHTLPELQVPIVLQPSIPVRQLRLHTWTFLLDEIHLVAQSYAGTMEVLELQTTASPELNVELVALATQCTKLREVHCYCVVSQNVIEAFCSLCPDLRRYTLKTRKELHPWTCTTLR, from the exons ATGGAGCTTCCAGAAGAAATCCTTGCCCACATTTtctctttcctccctctgaaGGATAAGTGCAGTGCCTTCCAGGTGTGTAAGGCCTGGTCCAGCAGCTTCACCTGTTCAAGTGCgtggacacacacagagatcag GTGTGACTCTGGAGAATGTGTTCCTCAGAGGTTCTCTGACCTTCTGCCGTGTATCAGACAGTTGAAGCTGATCATCAGTGTGGCCGACCCTGCGCACCGGGAGACTGCGCAGTGGGTTCTGCAGCAGGTTCTATCCCAGGGCAAAGGGCGCCTGCGtgggttgtgtgtgtgctgttcgGGGACCCCGCCTCTGTTCTACGCGGGATACGACCTGCTGCAGGGACTGGTGGACGTCTTGACAAACGGCTCGTCTTTGACGGCACTAGACCTGAGGGGCGTGCCGTTCACCCTGAGCGACAGCTTTGTCAAGAGCATAGCCACGCTGTGCCCCGCCCTGCGGAGTCTCTTTATCAACAACGGCTCTCTGGTGTGCGGCGTTGTCCCGAAGACCACCAGGGACATCCTGAAATGCTGTCCAGCCCTGAACACCATCGGGCTCTTCCAAGCCAGCTTGTCTTGCGACGTCTTTCGAGACCTCCTCGAACCTCAGAGAACAGACCTGAGGCTGCTGGAGCTGCGCTGCGAGCGCTCGCTGAAGTATGTCATCCCGCTCTGCGACGAAGTCTGGGCAGATGTTAGACGCAGACATCCCGGGCTTAGAGTGGACCTGGAGCTGGACCACACCCTCCCGGAGCTGCAGGTTCCCATCGTGCTTCAGCCCAGCATCCCTGTGAGACAGCTCCGCCTTCACACCTGGACCTTCCTGCTGGATGAGATACACCTCGTGGCGCAGAGTTACGCGGGAACGATGGAGGTGCTTGAACTTCAGACCACCGCGTCCCCGGAGCTCAATGTGGAGCTGGTTGCCTTGGCAACGCAGTGCACCAAACTGCGCGAGGTTCACTGTTACTGTGTGGTTTCACAGAACGTCATAGAAGCGTTCTGCTCGCTGTGTCCTGACTTGCGCAGATACACGCTGAAAACACGCAAAGAGCTACACCCGTGGACTTGCACCACACTTAGATAA